DNA sequence from the Candidatus Limnocylindrales bacterium genome:
TCGCCTTTGTGCGCGACGTAGTCGTCGTAGGCGATGACCTCGGCGCGGATGAAGCCGCGCTCGAAATCGGTGTGGATGACCGAGGCGGCTTTCGGCGCCTTCCAGCCGCGATGGATCGTCCACGCGCGCACTTCCTTGGGGCCGGCGGTGAAGTAGCTGCACAGGCCGAGGATCTCGTAGCTCCTGCGGATGATCTGCTCGATGCCGCTCTCGACGACTCCGTACGAGGCGAGAAACTCGGCCTTCTCCGCGTCGTCCAGTCCCACGAGCTCCTCTTCGACCTTGGCCGAGATCTTGACGACCGCCGCGTTGCGCGACGCCGCCCATCGCCTGAGCGCGACGACGTGCTCGTTGTCTTCGCCAAGGCTGCCGTCGTCGACGTTGGCGCAGTAGATCACGGCCTTGCCCGAGAGCAGCCCCATCTCGTCGAGCAGCGCCGCGGCGACGTTGTCGTCGCGCTCGGGGAAGTCGCACGCCGGCTTGCCGGCGCCGAGATGCGCCGACAGCCGCCTGGCGACCTCGAGCTGCGCCGCCGCTTCCTTGTCGCCCTTGGCCTTGCGCGTCAGGCGCTCGATCTTGCCCTCGATCGACTGCATGTCGGCCAGGATCAGCTCGGTTTCGATGACCTCGACGTCGCGCGCGGGATCGACGCTGCCGTCGACGTGGACGATGTCCGGGTCCTCGAAACACCGAACCACGTGCACGATGGCCGCCGTCTCCCGGATGTGGGTCAGGAACTGGTTGCCGAGGCCCTCGCCCTTGCTGGCGCCGCGCACCAACCCGGCGATGTCGACGAAGTCGACGGTGGCATGAACGATGCGCTCCGGATTGGCGATGCGCGCCAGGCCGGCCAGGCGCGCATCGGGCACCGGAACGACGGCCTTGTTCGGCTCGATGGTGCAGAACGGATAGTTGGCCGCCTCTGCGTTCTGGGCCTTGGTCAGCGCATTGAAGAGGGTGGACTTGCCGACGTTGGGAAGGCCGACGATGCCGATACTGAGGCCCATTCGTGCTCCGCGAAGCTGCTCCGAAAAGCGGCCTGAGTAGCGCGGACCCGGGCCGCGGGCAAGGTGGCCGAGCGTCGGGGACCGGTCGGAGAATCTCGCGAATCGACATTCCCAGGCCTCACCCCGTCTGCTAGAGGAAGGCGCGTGAAAGCATCTGCGTTCGGCTCTCTCGCATTGGCTGCATGGCTGCTGAGCGATTCCGCTGCGACGCTCGCGGCGCCGGGAACGCCGGAGGATCGCTGCCATCAGGCCATCGTTCTCGGCATGGCGGGCATCAAGAAAGGCCGCGTCGGGCAGCTCTCGCGCTGCCTCAAGTTCGGCAACTACGACGACTGCGTCGAGACCGATTCCCACACCGTCGAGCATGAAAACGACATGCGGCGGCGAGTGGCCGGCGAGTCCTCGTCCTGCCAGGCGGCGATCGATGCGGGCGCTTCGGTCGCCGACTTCGGCCCTGCGACGTGCGGCAAGGAGTACGTCGGCTGCGACGCCGAAGTCCCGGCCGTCAACAGTCTCGACGACGTGGCCGGCTGCCTGATCTGCCACGAGCGCGGCTTCGATGCGCTGATCCGCGACACTCTGGGCTGGCCGCGACCGTTCCCGGACGATCCCGACGAGCGCCGCTGCACGCGCGCCATCGGCCGCTTCACCGCGCACGCCGTCAAGAAGGCGATCTACGAGACTGCGCGCTGCGCCCTTGGTGCATCCAAGCCGTTCGCATGTCCGGTCGACGCCTCCCCCGAGAGCCGCTTCGGACGCGCGCTCGCGGTCATCGAGCGCAGCGTTGCCGGTTGCGGCGTCGACGATGGCGAGGCGCCGGGCGCGCTCGCCAATCTTTGCGGCGGGCAGGCGAGCGATCAGGCGCAGCTGTCGGCCTGCTTCGTCGGGCTCGCCAAGTGCCTGGCGTGCCGCGGTGCCAACTCGGCGCTGGACCAGAGCGAGGACTGTGCGGCGTTCTCGGGCTTCGCCGGCTGCGACGGCATGTTCTGAGGTCCCCTCTTTTTCGAAACGCGGCCGGCGGGTAGTGTCGCGCGATGGCGCGACGAACCGAGATCGTTCCGGGGCGGTTGATCGGATGGGACGACTCCGATCCGCGCCGCGTCCTGCTTCGCTACGAGCGCATCCTGATCGAAGTCTCGGTCAGCGGCGAGAACGTCGTCCGCCTGCGCGCGGCCGTCGGGTCGGCGCTGCCCGCCGATCCCTTCCTCGCGCTCGGCCGTGATCCCTGGCGGCCGGTGTCGGTCAATGCGTTCGAGCGCGCCGGCATCATCCACATCGACGACGTGCACGC
Encoded proteins:
- the ychF gene encoding redox-regulated ATPase YchF, producing the protein MGLSIGIVGLPNVGKSTLFNALTKAQNAEAANYPFCTIEPNKAVVPVPDARLAGLARIANPERIVHATVDFVDIAGLVRGASKGEGLGNQFLTHIRETAAIVHVVRCFEDPDIVHVDGSVDPARDVEVIETELILADMQSIEGKIERLTRKAKGDKEAAAQLEVARRLSAHLGAGKPACDFPERDDNVAAALLDEMGLLSGKAVIYCANVDDGSLGEDNEHVVALRRWAASRNAAVVKISAKVEEELVGLDDAEKAEFLASYGVVESGIEQIIRRSYEILGLCSYFTAGPKEVRAWTIHRGWKAPKAASVIHTDFERGFIRAEVIAYDDYVAHKGEAGCKAAGVLRVEGKEYVVQDGDVMHFRFNV